Within Sorangiineae bacterium MSr11367, the genomic segment GAAGGTTAGGGTGACCGTGAGCATGCGATGGCCGAAGGCGTCCGGGCGAACGACGGAGCCGATCCCCACGTGGGTGAAGCGGCTTTCGAGCATGTTCGCGCGGTGCCCGGGGCTGTCCATGAGGGCATGATGCGCCATTTCGGGCGAATCCCCCAGGGCCACGTTCTCTCCGTAGAGCGGAAGGAGCAGGTTCGCGCGGCGAAATCGCTCCTCGGTGGTGCCGGTGGTCGGGGAGACGTGCCCGAAGAAGCCGTGATCGGCCATGTCCTCCGAGTGGGCCCGGGCCAGGGCCGAGAGCTCCTCATCTTCTATTAAGGCAGGGAGGTGGGCTTCCGCTCGCGCTTCGGTTAGCAGGGTCAGCATGCGCAGATCCGCGAGGGCGGGCGTGAGCACCATAGCGGGCTCTTGTTCAGCGCTGGAAGCGGGCGGCGGGGGCTCGGGCTCGCGCACGTCGACGTACACGGGAAAATTGGCCACGACCACGGGGCCGCTCGTGCCCTGGCCGAACACCTCGACCTTGTAGAGGCCGACGTCGGTGACGACGTAGTCCATGGCGAAGCTGCGCGTGCGGCTCTCGAAGGTGCGCACGGTGCCATCGGGTCGGGTGATGGCGACCGTCGAGCGCGTGAAGCGATCGCCCACGGCGCCGCGCAGATGGAGGGGCTCTTCGCGCGCGAGGTGCTTGGGCACGGGATCGAGTTCGAGCTCGACGGGTCCAAAGGCGATGGCCACGATGTCGCCGCCCGGAACGTGGACGGTGCCGACGCCGTAGCGCGTGATGGGGAAGTTGCGCGGCACCGTCTCGAGCTGACGCCGGAGAGCGTCTTCGACGCGCGCTTCCGTCACGTTGGCGTCGCGCACGTAGACGAGCCAGAGCGTGGGGGCGGCGTGTCCAACCCGGCGTGACATCGTATCGAGCGTGGAGCCGCTCGCCGGGATCTCGTCGCGGGTCGCAACCCATGTCGCAACTTGCGACATGCGCCCGTCTGCATGAAAGGTGTCCCCGCGCTCGCGCAGCAGGCGCACCACGGTGCGATCGACCACGGCGGCCAATCCGTCGGGCCGCTGCAGTACGGGCAATGGTTCGCTGGCGTACGCGGAATGGCTCGGCGGGACGATCTCGCGAAGTTCCTCCGGCGCGTGCCGTGCATGGAAGGAGGCCGATGTGGATGATGCCGACGACGATCGTGGCGCGAAGGACGAGCCGAACGAAGTGCACGCGGAGATTGAGCCAAGCGCTGCGAGCAAGAACGCGAAAGTGATGGGACGGAGACGATCCATGCCCGTGTATCGGCCTGCGTGGCGATGTCGTTGCGTGCGTCTCGAAATTCGTAACGGAAGCAAGACGACCACTACAAGTTCGACGACATCGAACTAGCCACTTTATCAAACAACGACAGCAGGGAGGTTCGATGCTTTACACGTTGCGTTGGATCGCAACCGTCGCGGTATTGCTGTTCCTCGGTTGTGCGTCATCCGTGCCCGACACTGCGTCCACGTCTTCTTCCTCACTGGAAGGCGTGGCGCTGGCGTCTCCTCCACCCACGATTCCCGCTTTGCAAGAATGGATTCCGGCATCGTCCGAGGGATATGCCTTTACGTCGAGAAGCCGAATCATCGTTCACGTTGACGACGCCGCGAGCTTGGCCGAAGCCGCCACCGTGTTTGCAAGCGATCTCGCAGCTCTCACCAGCGTGACGCCGGCCATCCTTCCCGGAACGAGCGCCACCGCGCTCCCGGGCGATATTCTGATGGAGCTCGACCCAGGCGATCCCCTGCTCGGCGACGAGGGGTATGCGTTGCAGGTGGGTCCTTCGATTTCGATACGCGCGCACGCCCCGACCGGGGCGTTTTACGCCACGCGCACGCTCTTACAATGGCTACGTCAAACGCACAGCCTCGGCGCAGGCGTCGCGCGGGACTGGCCACGTCATACGGAGCGGGGGCTCATGGTGGACGTGGGCCGCAAATATTTCTCCATGGATTGGCTACGAAATCACATCAAGGAGCTCGCATACCTGAAGATGAATTACTTTCATCTTCACGTGTCGGAGACACAGGGTTTTCGCCTGGAGAGCACGTCGCACCCCGAGGTGGTTGCAGCCCAGCACTACACGAAGGACCAAATCCGCGAGCTGGTCGAGCTAGGGCAGAAGTACCACGTGCTCATCGTGCCCGAGATCGACATGCCGGGGCACATGGGCGGCATTCTGGAGTCGCACCCCGAGTTGCAGTTGAAGAACGCGCTTGGGATTCGCGATACCGATTTCATCGATCTGTCGCTCGATGGCGCGTACGCGTTGATGAAGGATCTGATCACCGAGTACCTGCCGCTCTTCCCTGCCCCGTTTTGGCACTTGGGCGCGGACGAATACGTGAGCATGTACGCGCTGTATCCGCAGCTTCAGGCGTACGCGCGAAGTCACTATGGCCCCAACGCCACCGGGCGGGACACGTATTACGGTTTCATCAACTGGGCCAACGGTATCGTGCGCGCGGCGGGGAAGACGACGCGGATCTGGAACGATGGGATTCACGCGCCCGGGAGCGATACGATTCGGCCGAATCCGAACATCGTGATCGAATATTGGTTCAACCTGGGGCTCACACCCCAGCAGCATCTGGACGCCGGGCACACCATCCTCAACGCGAGTTACACGCCGACGTATTATGTGCTGGGGATTCGGCATCCGGATGACGCGTACACCTACGAGTCGTGGGCACCGCCGCGCTTCCAGGGCGGACACACGGTCGCAGCGGACGAGCCGCGCCTGCGCGGGGCCAAAGCGCACGTATGGTGCGACTTTCCCAACGCCGAAACGGAACAGCAGATCGAGGAGGGCATCGTCCCACTTCTGCGCTCGATGGCGCAGCAAACCTGGGGCTCTCCGAAAATCGTCGCCTCGTACTGCGACTTCAAGCGCATCATCGAAGCGACGGGCCGCGCGCCGTAGCCGGCGAGCGAACCAGACCGTCACGATGCAGGAGCGCCTTCACCCTGCAGAATGAAAGCGCTCCCAACTCGGACTACCGAAATGACCGACTACGGGCCGCAGTTGATCTCGCCGTTGTTGTTGTTCACGTTGCCCGTGCAGTACCCCGACCAGTACGGGTTGTAGCGCTTGGACCCATCTCGCCGTAGGCACCACGACGCACCGGCTTCGTATACGGCGACGCCATCGGTCGTGACCCACGCGTCCGGCGCGCACGAATTCTGGAAGGTCAAGACGGTCTGCACCGAAACGTCACCATCCGGGTTGTTCGCCTCGACGCGGTAGGTGCCCTCGGCCAGCGCGGTCGCCTGGTCATGACTCGTCGCCTCGCCGGCGGTCGAATCGGACGCACACACCATCGTCCCGACGAGCGAGAGCATCCCAAAGAGCATGCCCATCTTCTTGAACTGGATCATCGCATTCTCCTTCGCATACGACAAAAGTCGCCGACTCTCGGTACAACGGCACCGGAGCCTCGTTTCCATTCATGGAAGATTACGAAGTGGCCATCGCGCGACATCGATCCCTTGGACCAAATTTACGATGCCGTCGCCACGCGTCGGAATGGCGCATCTCGTCGGACGGATTACGGACCATGGCCGCCACTCGATTTACGTGGCCTCGCCGATCTAGCTCCACAAAGTAGCTGTCGTTACCCCAGCACTTGATGTGCGGCTTCCGTCACTCCACGGGGGCGTCGAAGTACGTCTTTGGAAACGGTTCGTCGCGTAGGGTGAAGTGCCACCACTCGGTCTTGATGCCCTTGAAGCCGTGCTTGTCCATCACGGCTTTGAGGAGCGCGCGATTGGCGCGTTGGGATGCATTGGGGCGAGGATCGGCCGTGTTCGAGCGCGGGTCGAAGAGGTCGAACTCGGTGCCGAAATCGAGACCGTCGATGGTGATGTCCACGGTGCTGCCGCGGGTGTGGCCCGATTTTTCGGCAATGTAGCCATCGTGGAACAAGTTGGATTTGTCGACCTGGGGATAGAATTCGGTCTTCATTTTCAGGTCGTTGACGTCCTTGGCCCATTCGACGAAATGGTCGACGGCGCGCTGCGGGCGGTAGCAGTCGTAGACCTTCAGAGCGAGCCCCATGGGGCGCAGCTCCGCTTGCACATTGGCCAACGCTTGGGCTGCGGGGCGCGTCAAAAGGCATTTCGGTGCGTTGTAGCCACGCACGGGGGTGCCGAGGAAATTATGCCCCCCGTGGTAACGCGCCTCGACCACGATGGTTGGGTCGATGTCCGTGATGGAGACGAAGTTGCCTGACGGCTCGGGCGACTTCGTCTCTTGGGCATGCGTACACGCGACGAACGCGATGGGCGCGAAAAAGGCGAGGAGCTTCTGTTTCATTCGACGATGAGGCGGTCGCCGGGACCGCGGCCAAAGGTTTCCGGATTGTACATCTCCTCGGCCTTCGGCGGGGGAACGACGTAGGTACCTGGGGTGGTGGCGCGCGCGACGTACGTGTACGGATGCACGCCGTCCCATACCAACGTGGCGAAGGCCTCCACGCGGTTGTCGCGCATGTTCTCGTGCTGCACCCAATTGTGGGTCCAGAACCACATGGGGCCATTGGCCGGAGCCTTGGGATCCGCGGGAACCGACTCGGTGACGGCCAGCGCAGAGTTCAACGGCTCGAGCCCGGCGGGGAGCGGATCCACCAGCGCCACATGATAGCGGCGCGAGGGCGCGACCATGGTCAGACGAACGCGAACGCGTGCGCCGGCCTTCACGCGGATGGTGCCGT encodes:
- a CDS encoding family 20 glycosylhydrolase, with the protein product MLYTLRWIATVAVLLFLGCASSVPDTASTSSSSLEGVALASPPPTIPALQEWIPASSEGYAFTSRSRIIVHVDDAASLAEAATVFASDLAALTSVTPAILPGTSATALPGDILMELDPGDPLLGDEGYALQVGPSISIRAHAPTGAFYATRTLLQWLRQTHSLGAGVARDWPRHTERGLMVDVGRKYFSMDWLRNHIKELAYLKMNYFHLHVSETQGFRLESTSHPEVVAAQHYTKDQIRELVELGQKYHVLIVPEIDMPGHMGGILESHPELQLKNALGIRDTDFIDLSLDGAYALMKDLITEYLPLFPAPFWHLGADEYVSMYALYPQLQAYARSHYGPNATGRDTYYGFINWANGIVRAAGKTTRIWNDGIHAPGSDTIRPNPNIVIEYWFNLGLTPQQHLDAGHTILNASYTPTYYVLGIRHPDDAYTYESWAPPRFQGGHTVAADEPRLRGAKAHVWCDFPNAETEQQIEEGIVPLLRSMAQQTWGSPKIVASYCDFKRIIEATGRAP
- a CDS encoding M15 family metallopeptidase gives rise to the protein MKQKLLAFFAPIAFVACTHAQETKSPEPSGNFVSITDIDPTIVVEARYHGGHNFLGTPVRGYNAPKCLLTRPAAQALANVQAELRPMGLALKVYDCYRPQRAVDHFVEWAKDVNDLKMKTEFYPQVDKSNLFHDGYIAEKSGHTRGSTVDITIDGLDFGTEFDLFDPRSNTADPRPNASQRANRALLKAVMDKHGFKGIKTEWWHFTLRDEPFPKTYFDAPVE
- a CDS encoding CAP domain-containing protein, encoding MPVLQRPDGLAAVVDRTVVRLLRERGDTFHADGRMSQVATWVATRDEIPASGSTLDTMSRRVGHAAPTLWLVYVRDANVTEARVEDALRRQLETVPRNFPITRYGVGTVHVPGGDIVAIAFGPVELELDPVPKHLAREEPLHLRGAVGDRFTRSTVAITRPDGTVRTFESRTRSFAMDYVVTDVGLYKVEVFGQGTSGPVVVANFPVYVDVREPEPPPPASSAEQEPAMVLTPALADLRMLTLLTEARAEAHLPALIEDEELSALARAHSEDMADHGFFGHVSPTTGTTEERFRRANLLLPLYGENVALGDSPEMAHHALMDSPGHRANMLESRFTHVGIGSVVRPDAFGHRMLTVTLTFGRRPSPPKHRAEK